The following proteins come from a genomic window of Peromyscus eremicus chromosome 23, PerEre_H2_v1, whole genome shotgun sequence:
- the Fam216a gene encoding protein FAM216A: MPGRCPGAAELPALARTEGRDGSAGHFYPQNSKGTGEQHKADRIKEGHRMYSHIAKLQELWKTTQMQTLHIPKSMADSSFLKHPELTSGQKRYLCSIAKICSSSYMRTLMKRQYMHMLHHGSQKPGVLAHHRSHVSSRYSQKQHSPCTAWRHHLDRGDALSIAAATPEMIIHSLWRPLRHKEGLKIGYVSKPRCKSLKSFRRPGRLLLLPDDSQPCMNEETKEEDLLNKCMQSMSIQEPGTAHLNPTGSIPSSASS; this comes from the exons ATGCCGGGCCGTTGTCCCGGGGCCGCAGAGCTGCCCGCGTTGGCCAGGACGGAAGGCAGAGACGG GTCCGCTGGACATTTTTATCCCCAGAATTCCAAAGGCACTGGGGAGCAGCATAAAGCAG ATAGAATCAAAGAGGGACACAGAATGTACTCACACATTGCCAAGCTGCAGGAGTTATGGAAAACCACTCAGATGCAAACACTTCATATCCCGAAATCAATGGCAGATTCATCTTTTCTGAAG CACCCAGAACTCACTTCAGGCCAGAAGCGCTACCTGTGCAGCATTGCTAAGATCTGCAGCTCCAGCTACATGAGGACCTTAATGAAGAGGCAGTACATGCACATGCTTCACCACGGTTCACAAAAGCCAG GTGTCCTCGCTCATCACAGGAGCCACGTCAGCTCTCGCTACTCACAGAAACAGCATTCCCCCTGCACTGCATGGCGACATCATCTGGACAGAGGAGATGCTCTGAGCATTGCAGCCGCAACACCTGAAATGATCATACATTCCCTTTGGCGGCCACTGAGACACAAAGAAGG GTTAAAAATTGGATATGTGTCAAAACCAAGATGTAAGTCACTGAAGAGTTTTAGAAGACCAGGCAGACTGCTCTTGCTACCAG ATGATTCTCAACCATGCATGAATGaagaaacaaaggaggaagaTCTCCTGAATAAGTGCATGCAGTCCATGTCCATTCAGGAGCCAGGCACAGCGCACCTCAACCCGACAGGCTCCATACCAAGTTCAGCCAGCAGCTAA
- the Vps29 gene encoding vacuolar protein sorting-associated protein 29, which translates to MLVLVLGDLHIPHRCNSLPAKFKKLLVPGKIQHILCTGNLCTKESYDYLKTLAGDVHIVRGDFDENLNYPEQKVVTVGQFKIGLIHGHQVIPWGDMASLALLQRQFDVDILISGHTHKFEAFEHENKFYINPGSATGAYNALETNIIPSFVLMDIQASTVVTYVYQLIGDDVKVERIEYKKS; encoded by the exons TTGGTGTTGGTCTTAGGAGATCTGCACATCCCACACCGCTGCAACAGCCTGCCGGCTAAGTTCAAAAAGCtcctggtgccagggaaaatcCAGCACATTCTCTGCACTGGAAACCTTTGCACCAAGGAGAGTTATGACTATCTCAAGACTCTGGCTGGTGACGTCCACATCGTAAGAGGAGACTTCGATGAG AATCTCAATTATCCAGAACAGAAGGTTGTGACTGTGGGGCAGTTCAAGATCGGTCTGATCCATGGACACCAAGTTATTCCATGGGGAGACATGGCTAGCTTAGCCCTGCTGCAGAGGCAGTTTGATGTGGACATTCTTatctcaggacacacacacaaatttgaaGCATTTGAACATGAAAATAAGTTCTACATTAACCCAGGTTCTGCCACTGGAGCGTATAATGCCTTGGAAAC aAATATTATTCCGTCGTTTGTGCTGATGGACATCCAGGCTTCCACAGTGGTCACTTACGTCTATCAGCTTATTGGAGATGACGTGAAAGTAGAACGAATTGAATACAAAAAATCTTAA